One region of Bacillus zhangzhouensis genomic DNA includes:
- a CDS encoding phosphoglycerate mutase family protein, with protein MKTYYIVRHCQADGQSKDAALTPQGITQSHELAQFFSSVLLNQIISSPYKRAIQTTEPLAHAKQLEIKIDQRLSERVLSSKPIDDWYEKLKLSFTDLHMTCEGGESSQEAMNRIVEALHEQIKLEKDHTLFVTHGNIMSLLLKHTDPTIGFEEWKKLSEYGNKKTEEWAALCRGR; from the coding sequence ATGAAAACATATTATATCGTCAGACACTGCCAAGCAGATGGACAATCTAAAGATGCAGCTTTAACGCCACAGGGCATTACTCAATCTCACGAACTGGCACAGTTTTTTTCCAGCGTTCTTCTCAATCAGATCATCTCAAGTCCTTATAAACGAGCGATCCAAACCACTGAGCCCCTTGCTCATGCAAAACAGCTCGAGATAAAAATCGATCAGCGCCTCTCTGAACGTGTATTAAGCAGTAAACCAATAGACGATTGGTATGAGAAGCTAAAGCTCAGTTTTACAGACTTACATATGACCTGTGAAGGCGGAGAATCGAGCCAAGAAGCAATGAATCGTATTGTAGAAGCACTCCACGAACAAATAAAATTAGAAAAAGATCATACCCTATTCGTCACACATGGCAATATCATGAGCCTGCTTCTTAAACACACCGATCCAACGATTGGATTCGAGGAATGGAAGAAACTAAGCGAATATGGCAATAAAAAAACGGAAGAATGGGCAGCCCTATGCCGTGGCCGATAA
- a CDS encoding LTA synthase family protein has product MKKIFANKYSFFVLAVLLFWAKTYTAYKMDFNLGVKGSFQEGLLLLNPFSSAIVFFGLALFFKGRKSAIVLIVIDFIMTALLYANVAYYRFFDDFLTFSTMKQAGNLGGGMTGGVLASIKPHDLLYFLDIILLIAIVIWRPEVKKFQMKKTFALLIVAAGIALFFVNLHLAEKDRPELLTRTFDHKYVVKYLGVYNYTIYDGVQAAQNATQVANASSEDLTDVVNYTSSHYAKPNAEYFGKAKGKNIIKIHLESFQSFLIDYKLNGEEVTPFLNKLAHGKDDFTYFDNFFHQTGQGKTSDAELMMDNSMFGLPEGAAFVTKGENTYQSLPAILDQKAGYTSAVLHGDYKSFWNRDTIYKHMGIDQFFDASYYNMDEENLVNMGLKDKPFFKESIPLLESMKKPFYAHLMTLTNHYPFNLDEKDATIAKATTGDKTVDNYFQTARYLDESLEQFFKDLKKAGLYKDSVILLYGDHNGISENHNRAMSEIQGKEITPYQNAQNQRVPLMIRIPGKKGGVNHTYGGEVDVMPTLLHLQGIDSNEFVNFGTDLFSKQHDQTVAFRNGNYVTPKYTLVDNTVYDTKTGKVVKPNKKTEAIKARVDNQLSLSDKVLYRDLLRFHKLSDFKPVNPSDYFYGKTNKEKEADSSAN; this is encoded by the coding sequence ATGAAAAAAATATTTGCGAACAAATATAGCTTTTTTGTTTTGGCTGTCCTTTTATTCTGGGCAAAAACGTATACAGCCTACAAAATGGATTTTAATTTAGGAGTAAAAGGTTCTTTTCAAGAGGGACTTCTCTTATTGAATCCATTTAGTTCAGCCATTGTGTTTTTTGGACTTGCTCTTTTTTTCAAGGGGCGTAAATCTGCCATTGTTTTAATTGTTATTGATTTTATTATGACCGCACTTTTATATGCAAATGTAGCGTATTACCGTTTCTTTGATGACTTTTTAACTTTCTCAACAATGAAGCAGGCAGGAAATCTTGGGGGAGGCATGACTGGCGGTGTGTTAGCAAGCATTAAGCCGCATGACCTTTTATACTTCCTTGATATTATCCTCTTGATTGCGATTGTCATTTGGAGACCAGAAGTGAAGAAGTTCCAAATGAAAAAGACGTTTGCACTTCTGATTGTAGCTGCAGGGATTGCACTGTTCTTTGTAAATCTGCATTTGGCTGAGAAGGATCGTCCGGAATTATTAACGAGAACCTTTGATCATAAGTATGTTGTCAAATACTTAGGTGTTTATAATTATACGATTTATGACGGGGTACAAGCAGCACAAAACGCAACACAGGTAGCAAATGCAAGCAGTGAAGATTTAACGGATGTTGTGAACTATACGTCTTCTCACTATGCGAAACCAAATGCAGAGTATTTTGGGAAAGCAAAAGGTAAAAACATTATTAAAATTCATTTAGAAAGCTTCCAGTCTTTCTTGATTGACTACAAATTAAATGGAGAAGAAGTGACTCCATTTTTAAACAAACTGGCTCATGGGAAAGATGATTTTACGTATTTCGATAACTTTTTCCATCAGACTGGTCAAGGGAAGACATCAGATGCTGAGCTGATGATGGATAATAGTATGTTTGGCTTGCCAGAGGGAGCAGCATTTGTGACTAAGGGTGAAAATACCTACCAATCACTACCGGCCATCCTAGATCAAAAAGCAGGCTATACGAGTGCAGTGCTTCACGGGGACTATAAATCTTTCTGGAACCGTGACACGATTTATAAACATATGGGAATTGATCAATTTTTTGATGCATCCTATTACAACATGGATGAAGAAAACCTTGTGAATATGGGTCTGAAGGATAAACCGTTCTTCAAAGAATCAATTCCATTGCTAGAATCAATGAAAAAGCCATTTTATGCACATTTAATGACACTGACAAATCACTATCCATTTAATTTAGATGAAAAAGATGCGACAATCGCTAAGGCAACAACTGGCGATAAAACAGTGGATAACTACTTCCAAACAGCAAGATATTTAGATGAGTCATTAGAGCAATTCTTCAAAGACTTGAAAAAAGCAGGTTTGTACAAAGACTCAGTCATATTATTATATGGTGACCATAACGGCATTTCTGAGAACCATAACCGTGCAATGAGCGAAATTCAAGGGAAAGAAATCACGCCTTATCAAAATGCACAAAACCAGCGTGTTCCGCTCATGATTCGTATTCCTGGTAAGAAAGGCGGTGTGAACCATACGTATGGTGGTGAAGTCGACGTCATGCCAACACTTCTTCACTTACAAGGTATCGATTCAAATGAATTCGTGAATTTTGGAACAGACCTATTCTCTAAACAGCATGATCAAACCGTTGCCTTCCGTAATGGAAACTATGTGACACCGAAATACACACTTGTCGATAATACCGTTTATGATACGAAAACGGGTAAAGTGGTGAAACCAAATAAAAAGACAGAGGCGATTAAAGCCCGTGTTGATAATCAGTTAAGTCTTTCAGATAAAGTGCTCTACAGGGATCTTCTTCGATTCCATAAGTTATCTGATTTCAAACCAGTGAATCCATCGGATTACTTCTATGGTAAAACAAACAAAGAAAAAGAAGCGGATTCTTCTGCTAACTAA
- the lepB gene encoding signal peptidase I, with protein MTTNTKTQKKKSELWGWIKAILIAFIAVFIIRNFLFAPYIVKGSSMYPTLHDTERVFVNKTVDYFGDYKRGQIIVLDGEDRSTHYVKRLIGLPGDKIEMKNDQLYVNGHKVAEPYLASNKKKAAADGTLLTPDFGPLTVPKGKYFVMGDNRQNSMDSRNGLGLFTKRDIQGTTSFVFYPFQDIRLINQQ; from the coding sequence ATGACAACAAATACAAAAACACAAAAAAAGAAATCAGAATTATGGGGCTGGATCAAAGCCATCTTAATCGCATTTATTGCTGTTTTTATCATTCGGAACTTTTTATTCGCGCCATACATTGTTAAAGGATCTTCTATGTATCCGACATTACATGATACAGAGCGGGTGTTTGTGAATAAAACGGTTGATTATTTTGGTGATTATAAACGAGGACAGATCATTGTTCTTGATGGGGAAGACCGCAGCACTCATTATGTCAAACGATTGATTGGTTTACCTGGTGATAAAATTGAAATGAAAAATGATCAGCTATATGTCAATGGTCACAAAGTGGCGGAGCCTTACTTAGCGTCAAACAAAAAGAAAGCAGCTGCAGATGGTACCTTGCTGACACCTGATTTTGGCCCTCTTACTGTCCCAAAAGGAAAGTACTTTGTCATGGGTGACAATCGCCAAAATTCAATGGACAGCCGCAACGGCCTAGGTCTTTTTACAAAGCGTGATATTCAAGGAACGACTTCATTTGTATTTTATCCTTTCCAAGACATTCGATTAATTAATCAACAATAA